From one Luteolibacter sp. SL250 genomic stretch:
- a CDS encoding AraC family transcriptional regulator, whose translation MTTTNLQRGWMEELPAGQFRHLFDHLPGTLFFAKDREARLMGGNPAFVRRCGFRSEAEIIGIADRDIFPPRLAEKYHRDDMAVISSGRPMLGLIELFPGPDGQPEWFITDKLPLFDRQGKVFGLCGTVRSYEEQRVAIQPYLELAPVAEHLKKHHREPLDLPALARMAGLSERQLERKFHATFQTTPRNFLVKMRVVNACRLLPDPRLSLTEIALEVGFYDHSDFSRQFRKHMGESPTEYRRANRGSR comes from the coding sequence ATGACCACCACCAATCTCCAGCGTGGATGGATGGAGGAACTGCCCGCCGGGCAGTTCCGCCACCTCTTCGACCACCTGCCGGGAACCCTGTTCTTCGCCAAGGACCGGGAGGCACGCCTGATGGGCGGAAACCCGGCATTCGTCCGCCGCTGCGGCTTCCGCTCCGAGGCGGAGATCATCGGCATCGCGGACCGGGACATCTTCCCTCCACGGCTGGCGGAGAAATATCACCGGGACGACATGGCCGTCATTTCCAGCGGCAGGCCCATGCTGGGACTCATCGAGCTGTTCCCCGGTCCGGACGGACAGCCGGAGTGGTTCATCACGGACAAGCTGCCGCTGTTCGACCGGCAGGGAAAGGTGTTCGGTCTCTGCGGCACGGTCCGCAGCTATGAGGAGCAGCGGGTGGCCATCCAGCCCTACCTGGAGCTGGCCCCCGTCGCGGAACACCTGAAAAAACACCACCGTGAGCCGCTGGACCTGCCCGCGCTGGCCCGCATGGCCGGCCTTTCCGAGCGCCAGCTCGAGCGGAAATTCCATGCCACCTTCCAGACCACGCCACGGAACTTCCTGGTGAAGATGCGGGTGGTCAACGCATGCCGCCTGCTGCCGGACCCGCGGCTTTCCCTCACCGAGATCGCCCTCGAAGTGGGCTTTTACGACCACAGCGACTTCTCCCGCCAGTTCCGCAAGCACATGGGGGAATCCCCCACCGAATACCGCCGGGCGAACCGGGGCTCACGCTGA
- a CDS encoding response regulator has translation MLDPLPRPNPAALVLVVDDEVKNIQVVGSLLLRHGHEVIAAGSGREALAKLESVHPDLILLDVMMPGMTGFEFCLKLRENPELRDVPVIFLSAAADKNFVVDALEAGAVDYVTKPFHGPELISRVELHASRRKTHNQLSKVIREKNRLLEVVAHDLKNPLSGIQFAATMLAENPALPEDARSQLVSSIGESALRAFEIVSGLLETKSIEEAKSAVIRKPLSLEAHAERAIANFEQHCRRKNIRIDVLRSGDDLSVFGDSRLLMCCIENLLSNAIKFSPSGSTVTIHLQRNGEGGIFRIEDEGPGILEEEVPLLFGKFTRLSARPTNGEASTGLGLHIVHELVTAMEGRVSYQPRDGKGSVFRIALPLVGESA, from the coding sequence ATGCTTGATCCACTGCCGAGACCGAATCCCGCCGCCCTGGTCCTCGTCGTTGATGATGAGGTGAAGAACATCCAGGTCGTCGGTTCGCTGCTTCTCCGTCATGGCCATGAGGTCATCGCCGCCGGGAGCGGGCGTGAGGCTCTGGCGAAACTGGAGAGCGTGCATCCGGATCTCATCCTGCTGGACGTGATGATGCCCGGCATGACGGGTTTCGAGTTCTGCCTGAAGCTCCGTGAGAATCCGGAACTGCGGGACGTCCCCGTCATTTTCCTTTCCGCCGCCGCGGACAAGAACTTCGTCGTGGATGCCCTGGAGGCGGGGGCCGTGGACTATGTCACGAAGCCCTTCCATGGTCCGGAACTGATCTCCCGGGTGGAACTCCACGCCAGCAGGCGCAAGACGCACAACCAACTGTCGAAGGTCATCCGGGAAAAGAACCGGCTGCTGGAAGTCGTCGCCCATGACCTGAAGAACCCCCTGAGCGGCATCCAGTTCGCCGCCACCATGCTCGCGGAAAACCCGGCCCTGCCGGAGGACGCACGCTCACAGCTCGTCTCGAGCATCGGGGAATCCGCCCTGCGGGCATTCGAAATCGTTTCCGGGCTGCTGGAGACGAAGTCGATCGAGGAGGCGAAGTCGGCGGTGATCCGGAAGCCCCTTTCCCTGGAGGCCCATGCCGAGCGGGCGATCGCGAATTTCGAGCAGCACTGCCGCCGGAAAAACATCCGCATCGATGTTCTCCGCAGTGGGGATGATCTTTCCGTTTTCGGCGACAGCCGCCTGCTGATGTGCTGTATCGAGAACCTCCTCTCCAACGCCATCAAGTTCTCCCCGTCCGGGTCCACGGTGACCATCCATCTCCAGCGGAACGGGGAGGGCGGCATCTTCCGGATCGAGGACGAGGGGCCGGGCATCCTGGAGGAGGAGGTTCCGCTGTTGTTCGGGAAGTTCACCCGGCTGAGCGCCCGCCCCACGAATGGCGAGGCTTCGACCGGGCTGGGCCTCCACATCGTGCATGAGCTGGTCACCGCGATGGAGGGCCGCGTTTCCTACCAGCCCCGCGACGGGAAAGGTTCCGTTTTCCGCATCGCCCTGCCGCTGGTGGGGGAGTCAGCGTGA